A portion of the Luxibacter massiliensis genome contains these proteins:
- the rplT gene encoding 50S ribosomal protein L20: MARIKGGMNARRKHNKILKLAKGYRGARSKQYRVAKQSVMRALASAYAGRKQRKRQMRQLWIARINAAARMNGLSYSKFMHGLKLADIEVNRKMLAELAVSDKEGFTALAEIAKEKIA, encoded by the coding sequence ATGGCAAGAATTAAAGGCGGAATGAACGCTAGAAGAAAACATAACAAGATCCTGAAACTGGCAAAAGGATACAGAGGAGCACGCTCTAAGCAGTACAGAGTAGCAAAGCAGTCTGTCATGAGAGCGCTGGCATCTGCTTACGCAGGAAGAAAGCAGCGCAAACGCCAGATGAGGCAGCTGTGGATAGCAAGAATTAATGCTGCAGCTAGAATGAACGGCCTGTCTTACAGTAAGTTCATGCATGGATTAAAGCTGGCTGATATAGAGGTAAACAGAAAAATGCTGGCAGAGCTTGCAGTGAGTGACAAAGAAGGGTTTACTGCACTGGCAGAAATAGCAAAGGAAAAAATTGCATAA
- the rpmI gene encoding 50S ribosomal protein L35, translated as MPKIKTNRAAAKRFKATGTGKLKRNKAYKSHILTKKSAKRKRNLRHATITDATNVKNMKKILPYL; from the coding sequence ATGCCAAAAATCAAAACCAATAGAGCGGCAGCAAAACGCTTCAAAGCAACAGGTACAGGGAAACTGAAAAGAAATAAGGCATATAAGAGCCATATCTTAACAAAGAAGTCTGCAAAGAGAAAAAGAAATCTCAGGCATGCGACTATTACAGATGCTACAAATGTGAAGAATATGAAGAAAATATTACCATACCTGTAA
- a CDS encoding TrpB-like pyridoxal phosphate-dependent enzyme, translating to MSKKEIPYKIYLEESEMPKEWYNVRADMKNKPAPLLNPGTLEPMTEEELGMVFCQELVKQELDNDSRYIEIPKKIRDFYKMYRPAPLVRAYCLEEKLQTPAKIYYKFEGNNTSGSHKLNSAIAQAYYAKDQGLKGVTTETGAGQWGTALSMACSYLDLDCRVYMVKCSYEQKPFRREVMRTYGASVTPSPSETTEVGKKILAEHPGTTGSLGCAISEAVEVATHTEGYRYVLGSVLNQVLLHQSIIGVEAKAAMDKYGVKPDIIIGCAGGGSNLGGLISPFMGEKLRGEADYHFIAVEPASCPSLTRGVFAYDYCDTGMVCPLAKMYTLGSGFIPSANHAGGLRYHGMSSTLSQLYHDGYMEARSVEQTSVFKAAEQFARVEGILPAPESSHAIKVAMDEAVKCRETGEEKTILFGLTGTGYFDMLAYEKFHNNEMTDYIPTDEDLKAGFAGIPDVQIRP from the coding sequence ATGAGTAAGAAAGAGATTCCCTACAAGATTTATTTGGAAGAGAGTGAGATGCCTAAGGAGTGGTATAATGTACGGGCTGATATGAAGAATAAGCCGGCCCCCCTTTTAAATCCAGGGACATTAGAGCCAATGACAGAGGAAGAGCTTGGGATGGTTTTTTGCCAGGAGCTTGTAAAGCAGGAGCTTGACAATGACAGCCGCTATATAGAAATCCCAAAAAAGATACGCGATTTCTATAAAATGTACCGGCCAGCCCCCCTTGTCAGGGCCTACTGCCTGGAGGAAAAATTGCAGACGCCTGCCAAAATTTATTATAAATTTGAGGGAAACAATACAAGCGGAAGCCATAAATTAAATTCTGCTATAGCACAGGCATATTATGCAAAGGATCAGGGATTAAAAGGGGTTACTACAGAAACAGGGGCGGGGCAGTGGGGAACTGCACTCTCCATGGCGTGCTCTTATCTGGACTTGGACTGCCGGGTATATATGGTGAAATGCTCCTATGAGCAGAAGCCGTTCAGGAGAGAAGTCATGAGGACCTATGGGGCCAGTGTGACGCCCTCCCCTTCAGAGACCACAGAAGTGGGAAAGAAAATTTTAGCTGAGCATCCAGGCACCACAGGGAGCCTTGGGTGCGCCATTTCTGAGGCAGTGGAAGTGGCAACGCACACGGAAGGGTACAGATATGTCCTTGGAAGCGTTCTGAACCAGGTTTTGCTCCATCAGTCCATAATCGGTGTGGAAGCAAAGGCGGCAATGGACAAATACGGTGTCAAACCTGATATTATTATCGGGTGCGCCGGAGGCGGGTCTAACCTGGGGGGATTAATCTCCCCGTTTATGGGAGAGAAGCTCAGAGGAGAGGCGGATTATCATTTTATCGCAGTTGAGCCGGCATCCTGCCCAAGCCTGACCAGAGGCGTATTTGCCTATGACTATTGTGATACAGGGATGGTGTGCCCGCTGGCTAAAATGTATACGCTTGGCAGTGGGTTTATCCCCTCAGCAAACCATGCAGGCGGACTTAGATATCACGGGATGAGCTCTACTCTGTCACAACTTTACCACGATGGATATATGGAGGCCCGCTCTGTGGAGCAGACATCTGTATTTAAAGCAGCCGAACAGTTTGCACGGGTGGAAGGCATCCTTCCGGCACCGGAGAGCAGCCATGCAATTAAAGTTGCTATGGACGAGGCTGTGAAATGTAGGGAAACCGGTGAGGAGAAAACAATACTTTTTGGACTGACGGGCACTGGTTATTTTGATATGTTGGCGTATGAGAAGTTCCATAATAATGAAATGACAGACTATATCCCTACAGATGAAGACTTAAAAGCTGGCTTTGCAGGTATTCCTGATGTTCAGATACGTCCATAA
- the infC gene encoding translation initiation factor IF-3, giving the protein MINEQIRDKEVRLVSEDGEQLGIMSSRDALRMAMDAELDLVKIAPMAKPPVCKIIDYGKFKYEQTRKEKEAKKKQKTVEVKEVRLSPNIDTNDLNTKVNNAKKFITKGNKVKVTLRFRGREMAHVQQSKHILDDFAALLADISVIEKPAKMEGRSMSMVLTEKR; this is encoded by the coding sequence ATGATTAACGAGCAAATCAGAGACAAAGAGGTTCGTCTGGTTAGTGAGGATGGGGAACAATTAGGAATTATGTCATCCAGGGACGCACTGAGGATGGCCATGGATGCGGAACTTGATCTGGTTAAAATTGCGCCGATGGCAAAGCCGCCGGTGTGCAAGATCATTGATTACGGTAAATTCAAATATGAACAGACCCGCAAGGAAAAGGAAGCCAAGAAGAAGCAGAAAACTGTTGAGGTAAAAGAGGTCCGCCTGTCACCCAACATTGATACCAATGACCTGAACACTAAGGTAAATAATGCAAAGAAATTTATTACAAAAGGCAACAAAGTAAAAGTGACGCTGCGTTTCCGCGGAAGGGAAATGGCCCACGTACAGCAGAGCAAACATATTTTGGATGATTTTGCAGCTTTGCTTGCAGATATTTCTGTTATTGAGAAGCCGGCTAAGATGGAAGGCCGGAGCATGAGCATGGTTTTAACTGAAAAACGTTAA
- a CDS encoding helix-turn-helix domain-containing protein: MITYDPLWETMKSKSITQYKLIKEKKISAGQLSRLRANSYVSTHTVDMLCQILDCQVQDIMRYETENPRDDADAKNKTAQNKT, encoded by the coding sequence ATGATAACTTATGACCCACTATGGGAAACCATGAAATCTAAGAGCATCACTCAATATAAACTGATCAAAGAAAAAAAGATCAGTGCCGGACAGCTCAGCCGGCTCAGGGCCAACAGCTATGTCAGCACCCACACCGTTGATATGCTGTGCCAGATACTTGACTGCCAGGTGCAGGATATTATGCGGTATGAAACCGAAAATCCACGTGATGATGCAGATGCCAAAAATAAGACTGCACAAAATAAAACTTAA
- a CDS encoding LCP family protein gives MKKLEKFNDMDIVTLDELEDVPEPRKMKKWKKVLLIALAVVFAIIALVIATFFFMQSKGEKNLKTKVSNASTEAGRKEGHYIIHNGKEYKYREDIVNILCLGIDKDIPMEEKRETGSLGLADAILLVSIDTDRNTLQIISIPRDVILPVTITDDQGNEAGTEEKQLTYQYAYGRTTEQSGKLMVDTVSELLYRVPIQRYCAVNFQAIPLLNDAIGGVDLTVLESLEWYAGEFIQGTEIHLEGQMALDYVRQRNESVEGSNLGRMERQKQYITAFLQKAKTVVSQDLTLPVTMYQQLQANMSTDVKAEDITYLVPELLEIPLEETNMLQIPGESRMGEVYEEYHVNKEELKNLVINTFYEEVKDSGEKATEPEDTTTQNETSDKGEKE, from the coding sequence ATGAAAAAGCTGGAAAAATTTAATGATATGGACATAGTGACGTTGGATGAGCTGGAGGACGTCCCTGAGCCGCGCAAGATGAAGAAGTGGAAAAAAGTGTTGCTGATTGCATTGGCAGTAGTTTTTGCAATTATAGCGCTTGTTATTGCCACTTTTTTCTTTATGCAGTCAAAAGGGGAGAAGAATCTGAAGACTAAGGTGAGCAATGCATCCACCGAAGCAGGGCGCAAAGAAGGCCATTATATCATACATAACGGAAAAGAATACAAATATAGAGAAGACATCGTCAATATACTCTGCCTTGGAATTGACAAGGATATCCCTATGGAGGAAAAAAGGGAAACAGGGAGTCTGGGACTGGCAGATGCCATTCTTTTGGTGAGCATAGACACAGACAGGAATACCCTGCAGATAATCTCCATCCCCCGGGATGTGATACTTCCAGTTACGATCACAGACGATCAGGGGAATGAAGCCGGGACTGAGGAGAAGCAGCTGACCTATCAGTATGCTTATGGAAGGACAACAGAACAAAGCGGCAAACTGATGGTAGATACTGTCTCAGAACTTTTATACAGGGTTCCCATCCAGAGGTATTGTGCGGTTAATTTTCAAGCAATACCATTGCTCAATGACGCCATCGGCGGTGTAGATTTAACAGTTCTTGAGAGTCTGGAATGGTACGCGGGAGAATTTATACAGGGCACAGAAATCCATCTGGAGGGACAGATGGCCCTGGATTATGTCCGGCAGAGGAATGAAAGCGTGGAGGGCAGCAACTTAGGCAGGATGGAAAGGCAGAAACAGTATATAACTGCCTTTCTTCAAAAGGCAAAGACGGTAGTTTCACAGGATCTGACTCTGCCTGTCACTATGTACCAGCAGCTGCAGGCCAATATGAGCACAGATGTGAAGGCGGAGGATATAACATATCTTGTGCCTGAGCTTCTGGAAATCCCCCTGGAGGAGACGAATATGCTGCAGATACCCGGGGAGTCCAGGATGGGCGAAGTTTATGAGGAATACCATGTCAATAAAGAAGAACTTAAAAATCTGGTTATCAATACCTTTTATGAGGAGGTGAAGGACTCCGGGGAAAAGGCTACAGAGCCGGAGGATACAACAACACAGAATGAGACATCAGATAAAGGAGAGAAGGAATGA
- a CDS encoding LCP family protein, with product MRKIDKKQKGKGRKAGKERQDIHILEYEAADLEAEIPGVKSVPGNRKIKTWQKILLVTGGIFFLLICSLGMAIVTLHKSGREQIQEDIKAEKTTAEGKKEDLIYHDGKAYRYRQDMVNILCMGVDKEVTMAEEKAANSMGQSDAIFIVSLDQKNKKMRLLAIPRDTMTEIDIYDTADKYVKTEVGQITLQYTYGDGQEKSCELVKDAVSKLCYGLPIQRFCSINFQAIPVMNDRIGGVPVIMDESIIDWFPDYQVGDTVVLHGEQALQYLRQRDEGVFASSMDRMARQKSYMVSFAAAAKEKLSTDITLPVGLFNDLQGNMCTDIEAGEITYLATEVMGMSFLEEDLFVVPGETRMGERYEEYHVNEEEFKKMIISMFYDEVSENTEESY from the coding sequence ATGAGGAAGATTGATAAAAAACAGAAGGGCAAGGGCAGGAAAGCTGGCAAAGAGAGACAGGATATACATATTCTGGAATATGAAGCGGCAGATTTGGAGGCGGAAATACCAGGAGTAAAGTCTGTACCTGGCAATAGGAAAATAAAAACATGGCAGAAAATTCTTCTTGTGACAGGGGGGATATTTTTCCTGCTTATCTGTAGTTTGGGAATGGCCATAGTAACACTGCATAAAAGCGGCAGGGAACAAATACAGGAAGATATAAAGGCTGAAAAGACAACAGCAGAGGGGAAGAAGGAAGATCTGATTTACCACGATGGAAAAGCATACAGATATAGGCAGGATATGGTCAATATTCTCTGTATGGGGGTTGACAAAGAGGTGACAATGGCGGAAGAAAAGGCAGCCAACAGTATGGGCCAGTCAGATGCTATTTTTATTGTCAGCCTGGATCAAAAAAATAAAAAAATGCGGCTGTTGGCCATACCTAGGGATACCATGACGGAGATAGATATATATGATACTGCTGATAAGTATGTGAAAACAGAGGTGGGGCAGATTACCCTGCAGTATACATATGGAGATGGGCAGGAAAAAAGCTGTGAGTTAGTGAAAGATGCTGTGTCCAAGCTTTGCTATGGACTTCCCATCCAGCGGTTTTGTTCCATAAATTTTCAGGCAATTCCAGTAATGAATGACAGAATTGGCGGTGTCCCGGTAATTATGGATGAGAGTATTATCGACTGGTTCCCGGATTACCAAGTGGGCGACACTGTCGTCCTGCATGGAGAGCAGGCTCTTCAGTACCTAAGGCAGAGAGACGAAGGGGTTTTTGCCAGCAGCATGGACAGGATGGCCCGGCAAAAGTCTTATATGGTATCTTTTGCGGCAGCGGCTAAAGAAAAATTAAGCACAGATATTACATTACCAGTAGGGCTGTTCAACGACTTACAGGGAAATATGTGTACTGATATAGAGGCAGGGGAAATTACTTATCTCGCCACAGAGGTTATGGGAATGTCGTTTCTGGAAGAGGATTTGTTTGTAGTTCCAGGAGAGACGAGAATGGGAGAGAGATATGAAGAGTACCACGTCAATGAGGAAGAGTTCAAGAAAATGATTATTTCTATGTTTTATGACGAGGTTTCCGAAAATACAGAAGAAAGTTATTAA
- the srtB gene encoding class B sortase — MKEKARQAEEAKKSMTYEDIASEVIKEQEPDTEQADYQSPVDFTQLKELNQDAYAWIKIPGTNIDYPILQKEDGDQSYYLNTTLTGVEGYPGSIYTENCNTKDFQDLNTIIYGHDLIDGTMFSELHKYADQNFMDTNPYVYIYTPDKMLKYQIFAAVVFDDRHLMLSFDFDNPSSYQLFLDEIYDLRDMQSVVNTDIPVSTESRIITMSTCIAEKPDNRWLVGAVLVDEED; from the coding sequence TTGAAGGAAAAAGCACGCCAGGCAGAAGAGGCGAAAAAAAGTATGACATATGAGGATATAGCTTCAGAAGTCATAAAGGAGCAGGAGCCGGATACAGAACAGGCTGACTATCAAAGTCCGGTTGATTTTACGCAGCTTAAGGAACTGAACCAAGATGCCTACGCATGGATTAAAATACCAGGCACGAATATAGATTATCCGATTCTCCAGAAGGAGGATGGCGACCAGTCTTATTATCTGAATACAACGTTAACAGGAGTGGAGGGGTATCCCGGATCCATTTATACAGAGAACTGCAATACAAAGGATTTCCAGGATTTAAATACCATTATTTATGGCCATGACCTGATTGACGGCACTATGTTTTCTGAACTGCATAAATATGCGGATCAAAATTTCATGGATACAAATCCCTATGTGTATATTTATACCCCTGACAAGATGCTGAAATATCAAATTTTTGCGGCAGTTGTGTTTGATGACAGGCATCTGATGCTGAGCTTTGATTTCGACAATCCTTCTTCTTATCAGCTCTTTCTGGATGAGATATATGATTTGAGGGATATGCAGTCGGTGGTCAATACGGACATTCCGGTCAGCACAGAAAGCAGAATAATTACGATGTCTACCTGTATTGCAGAAAAACCAGATAACCGTTGGCTAGTGGGGGCGGTGCTTGTAGATGAGGAAGATTGA
- the srtB gene encoding class B sortase: MKKKQKSMIAVCIVAVVVIIAGILGGIFIYKKASEPKEAEPLKIEEEYKEIQEQVVDKGDDPYESKVNFEELQAMNPDIYAWITIPGTNVDYPILQSAVEADDYYLNTTMDKKVGLPGAIYTEKYNNTSFWDPVTVIYGHTLAEGTMFTELHNYTDKAFFDANPYIYIYLPDKALKYQIFSAVAFDDRYILGNYNFADPSDFDKYINELNASMTGNINTDLKVESGSNVITLSTCIDEFPDQRWLVNAVLLPDEE; this comes from the coding sequence ATGAAAAAGAAACAGAAAAGTATGATTGCAGTATGTATTGTGGCAGTAGTAGTGATTATTGCCGGAATTCTAGGAGGGATATTTATTTACAAAAAGGCCTCTGAACCTAAGGAGGCAGAACCACTCAAGATTGAGGAAGAGTACAAGGAGATACAGGAGCAAGTGGTTGACAAGGGGGACGACCCTTATGAGAGTAAAGTCAACTTTGAAGAACTTCAGGCCATGAATCCAGATATATATGCATGGATTACTATTCCGGGGACAAATGTAGATTATCCGATTCTTCAAAGTGCAGTGGAGGCGGACGACTATTACCTGAATACGACGATGGATAAAAAGGTGGGGCTTCCGGGCGCCATTTATACAGAGAAGTATAACAATACAAGCTTTTGGGATCCAGTTACTGTGATTTATGGACATACATTGGCCGAAGGCACGATGTTTACAGAACTGCATAATTATACGGATAAGGCATTTTTTGATGCAAATCCATATATTTATATATACCTGCCGGATAAAGCGCTCAAATACCAGATATTTTCGGCAGTAGCATTTGACGACAGATATATTTTGGGCAACTATAATTTTGCAGATCCGTCAGACTTTGATAAATATATTAATGAGCTCAATGCAAGTATGACGGGCAACATCAATACAGATTTAAAAGTAGAAAGCGGCAGTAATGTAATAACTCTTTCCACCTGTATTGATGAATTCCCAGATCAGCGGTGGCTTGTCAATGCAGTGCTGCTTCCGGATGAGGAATAA
- a CDS encoding nitroreductase family protein, with the protein MNVIDCLKGRRSIRKYKPDPIDHSVIESVISAASYSPSWKNTQITRYIAIEDSAVLEKITGKYTREHNANIIRQAPMLMAVTFMKGLSGFERDGSYTTKKGDRWQMFDVGAACQSFCLAAAEYGLGTVILGIFDEEEITSLLNLPKEQELAALIAIGCPDEAPSAPKRKSVEELLEYR; encoded by the coding sequence ATGAACGTTATTGATTGTCTTAAAGGCCGAAGAAGTATCCGGAAATATAAGCCGGACCCTATTGATCATTCTGTTATTGAGTCTGTTATTTCTGCTGCTTCTTATTCTCCTTCTTGGAAAAACACCCAGATTACCCGTTATATTGCAATTGAAGATTCTGCTGTTTTGGAGAAAATCACCGGTAAGTATACCCGTGAACACAATGCGAATATTATCAGGCAGGCCCCTATGCTCATGGCCGTCACCTTTATGAAAGGCCTAAGCGGCTTTGAACGTGACGGTTCCTACACTACCAAAAAAGGAGACAGGTGGCAGATGTTTGATGTCGGGGCAGCCTGCCAAAGTTTCTGCCTTGCAGCGGCTGAATATGGCCTGGGCACAGTTATTTTGGGGATATTTGATGAGGAAGAAATCACCTCTCTTTTAAACCTGCCAAAAGAGCAGGAGCTTGCTGCGCTGATAGCTATCGGCTGTCCAGATGAGGCCCCGTCGGCCCCGAAGCGCAAATCTGTGGAAGAATTGCTGGAATACAGATAA